In Carassius auratus strain Wakin chromosome 12, ASM336829v1, whole genome shotgun sequence, the sequence TCAGTATACTTACATAGATGCAGAGCGAGACACTCACTCTAACTGGATGAAGTAAGCACTTCTATTTGCTTTTGTTGTGCTTTGTAATTTAGCCATTTATTTGATCGTTTTCTCAATGTGTCTTGATTTAGGTTTGTGGTGTGCTCAAGGAGTGAGATGGAGCAAAATCTTGTTGCATTTCAGCAAAATGGACGTATTCTGTTCCGTTGTTGTCGCCCTATAAGCCCAGGGCAGGAATTTAGAGTTTGGTATGCTGAAGAATATGCTCAAGGACTTGGCATCATCTGGGATAAGATCTGGGATAAGAAAAGCATTTCTCTAGGTAACTACATCTTGGATTTTAATTTGCTCTGCGACATCAAAGTTTTTTTGTTAAACGTCATGCTGCTTGTTCTGAATGAATTCTTCTTTAATGTCACAATGTgtagttaattatttaataattcctCATGTAATCCAGTTGCTTcaccatttgcatttttttcacCATtcgccaacattcttcaaaatgtcatattttgtttcacagaagaaggaaacgcatacaggtttggaatgacataagggtgactACCATTACTTACCCCAGTTATTCTTGCACTGCTGTATAGCAgcagtttttaatttttcatgGCATATCCATCATTAACATGCTGAATTATTTAGAGTGGTtacttaatataattaattaatataattaattttatatatatatatatatacatatatatatacacatatatatatatatatatatatatacatatatatatatatatatatatatatatatataaataaataaaaaaccttaagCCAATCATTGCCTGAATTGTGCAAACATTATTGaagacataaaaacatttattttattaatccatTAAAATTGGTAAATTAtagagacatttaaaaaaaaaaaccatacagtTAAGACCATTTAAATCAACCGCATGAATCTTCTTTAGGAAGCACTGGTTGTGTACAAAACATATTTGAAGTTAACCTGCCATAAACATTAGTGCTATATAACTAAAATTTATAAGGCATTGAGTATTATTTGTAGGGATAGCTAGATACAGAGAATGCTATGCATTTTCTGTTGATACCTGTCATGGCCAAGTGGCTTTCcggtaattttttttcttttttttcaggtccAACTGAAGAGGCTGCAACTCAGGACTGTCTGTGTCCTTATTGCCATTACTCCTTCCCCACAGTTGTTTATCTGCGTGTTCATGTGAAGCGCTCGCACCCCGATGAGTATGCACACTTTATGCAGACACAGCCACTAGAGTCTGTAGACACAGACCATCTGGCTTCTGATGCAGCTCCTCCAAGCCATGTCCAGCCAACAATACAAAGCTGTCAGGATCAAATTTCAACCCCAAATGGACAACCCATCCATCAGTCAGAAAAGTCAGACTGCACTGATTTGTCTGATACGTGCAGTAATGGATTAAGTGACCAGGCAAACTGTGTTGCTGAGGTCTCGgatgaaatgaataaatgtggTGAGTGTGGCCGTAACTTTTTGAGATCTTGTCATCTGAAGAGACATCAGCGCACTATTCACTCCAAAGAGAAGCCTTATTGCTGCAGCCATTGTAGGAAGTGCTTTAGTCAAGCAACAGGGCTGAAAAGACACCAACAAACGCACCAGGGGGAGGAAAAGATAGAGGAAGTTGCTGACAGACCTTCTGATGTATACCCTTGCACAAAGTGCTCCTTTTCTTTTGTGGCCAAATCCAATTTACATCAACATCTGAAACGGCATCACCATGGAGAGTACCTCAGGTTAGTTGAGAGTGGCTCGCTCACAGCAGGGACTGAGGGTGAAATGGAGACAAATTCTGACAAGCATGACCCAACCTATGAACCTCCTACTCGAGCGAAGAGGCCCATGAAGAACACTTTGAGAGGCAGGAGTCACCCTAAAAAAGTGTCTGTTGGCCGACCAAGGGGACGACCACCTAAAAACAAGCGTGCAGCTCAGGATGAAGTGTTTATGTGCACAGAGTGTGAACAAAGGTTCTCTGATTTAGAGACACTTAAAACTCACCAATGTGTGGGACAGGATAATAATAAGATCGACGAACCACAGGAAGCAGCAGATTCTAAGCATGTCTGCGGTGAATGTCTGAGAGGCTTCAGTAGTTTTGATCTTCTCAAAGCCCATGAGTGCATTCAGCTGGGAGATGGATCCTACTGTTGCTCTCACTGCAACCTTTACTTCAACCGTTTGTGTAACCTTCGTCGCCATGAGCGCACCATCCACTCCAAGGAAAAGCCCTACTGCTGCACCCTGTGCCTCAAGTCCTTCACCCAGTCTTCTGGCTTGAAGCGACACCAGCAGAGCCACTCACGCCGCAAAGGCCACCGCCAGAGCTCAGCTCTTGTTGATGCCAGCATCTTTCCCTGCACACACTGCCCCTTCTCCTTCACCGATGAGCACTATCTTTACAAACACATCCGCCGTCACCATCCAGAAATGAGTGTTAAATATCTGAGTTTCCAAGAAGGGGGAGTCTTGTCCGTTGAAAAGCCTCACAGCTGCAGCCAGTGCTGCAAGAGCTTTAGCACAATCAAGGGCTTCAAGAACCACAGCTGCTTTAAGCAGGGGGAGAAGGTGTATCTGTGCCCAGATTGCGGAAAGGCATTCAGTTGGTTTAATAGCCTCAAGCAACACCAGCGCATCCACACAGGAGAAAAGCCTTACACGTGTCAGCAGTGCGGAAAGAGTTTTGTCCACTCTGGACAACTGAATGTGCACCTTCGCACGCACACAGGTGAAAAACCTttcctgtgttcacagtgtgGCGAAAGCTTCAGGCAGTCAGGAGATTTGAGGAGGCATGAACAGAAGCATTCAGGCGTGCGCCCGTGCCAGTGCCCTGATTGTGGAAAAAGCTTTAGTCGGCCACAAAGTCTCAAAGCTCACCAACAGCTTCATAATGGCACCAAACTTTTcccctgcactcagtgtggaaaaagCTTTACTCGTAGATACCATCTCACCCGGCATCTCCAGAAAATGCACTCCTGACTAAAGAAGTAAAGACCCTGATGAATTTATGGATGTCATCATGAAAAGCTTGTTGTTTCTGTTTTAAGATCATCTTTAAGTTCCTTTGAGGCAAATTATCTAGCCATTGAAAAGATCCTGTCCTTGCTGACGGAGTCATTAGGCTGGTTGTAAGAAATTTAAGTTTGCAAATtcaaaactatattttattaacaaCAGTTTGTTCCTATGAtcatagaaaaaataaatttgtaaatatgTGTTGCAAGATGTCTTCTTTTAGTTTAGAAACTTTAAAGATGAGAAAATGAGGGTTTTGAGAATGAGAAATTTTGCATAGATGCATAAATGTTcaggtatttttttaaaagacatcATGTCCCTCCTTGCAACAGAAAATGCTTACAATCAGATGTGGTTCTGTTAATCTTTTTAGTTGGCAAACACCTGATCTTAGTTGCATTTAGTATAGTTTATCGCCCTTTAAATAGTGGGACATTGCACAGATAAATACTTTTAACCATGATTTGCTTTGACTGTGATGTTGCAAAGCTGTCAAAATGAAACCTTTTTATGTTGCTGTTATGTGTCTTTGCCATAATATTGTACTGTTATCAATTTCTACATGTTTATTGTCTAGTTTAAATTCATCTTTGTCACAATGTGCACAAACCAGGTAGAAAAAACCTTCTGCACCAGTCCTTGATCACACTAAAGAGCTGGTTTATAACAATGATACATGTTCATGTGATGTTTACAAGTTGAGATCCCTCTatggatatttatttatattatatagtataagTAATATAATACACAAATGAAGTAAATATTACTTATATATGAAGTATATaagtaatataatttacattGTACCAATttgaaatagttattttaattatgatcATAGTATTGCAAGGGCAACACCCGGTACATTCTGTAATTCTATACCATTCAGTGACTGGCTGTGCTttttaacaatttactgtttGTTTTAAATCCCGAAATGTGGGTCTGCTGACTTACTTTTAAAGATACCATAAAGATCACATCAGTTTTTTCTTGGTTAGGTCATGTAAAATCACAAGATTGAAGTGTTTACTAACTGTCAAGGCCTCACTGAATTGCTTTATATACTGAATTGTGGGTTTTAAGATTTATATTATACCATCTCTGTCATTGCTACAAAGTTTCAACAAAAAACACCTTGGATGTTAAGATATTAGTAACTATTTCAGAGCTAGAAGATGCTTATGCATTGTTAACCTGTACATTGCTCCCATGCAAATTTCCCTTCTTCGAAGAAACAATTTAAccttcaaatacatttataaaataattgaaaaattgttttttttttccttttgcccATTGGTATAATTGACTAACAAATAGTTATCTAATGCAGAATATGTATAACAAATATGTATGAacttaatctgtat encodes:
- the LOC113111888 gene encoding histone-lysine N-methyltransferase PRDM9-like; translated protein: MSDSPDLPPSDEQNLDIQGSVTICSSVVMEEEEDSMFNDQHFYCEMCHQHFIDQCEVHGPPLFTCDSPAAMGIPQRALLTLPQGLVIGRSSISNAGLGVFNQGQTVPLGMHFGPFDGELTSEEKAMDSPFSWVIYKGNNQYTYIDAERDTHSNWMKFVVCSRSEMEQNLVAFQQNGRILFRCCRPISPGQEFRVWYAEEYAQGLGIIWDKIWDKKSISLGPTEEAATQDCLCPYCHYSFPTVVYLRVHVKRSHPDEYAHFMQTQPLESVDTDHLASDAAPPSHVQPTIQSCQDQISTPNGQPIHQSEKSDCTDLSDTCSNGLSDQANCVAEVSDEMNKCGECGRNFLRSCHLKRHQRTIHSKEKPYCCSHCRKCFSQATGLKRHQQTHQGEEKIEEVADRPSDVYPCTKCSFSFVAKSNLHQHLKRHHHGEYLRLVESGSLTAGTEGEMETNSDKHDPTYEPPTRAKRPMKNTLRGRSHPKKVSVGRPRGRPPKNKRAAQDEVFMCTECEQRFSDLETLKTHQCVGQDNNKIDEPQEAADSKHVCGECLRGFSSFDLLKAHECIQLGDGSYCCSHCNLYFNRLCNLRRHERTIHSKEKPYCCTLCLKSFTQSSGLKRHQQSHSRRKGHRQSSALVDASIFPCTHCPFSFTDEHYLYKHIRRHHPEMSVKYLSFQEGGVLSVEKPHSCSQCCKSFSTIKGFKNHSCFKQGEKVYLCPDCGKAFSWFNSLKQHQRIHTGEKPYTCQQCGKSFVHSGQLNVHLRTHTGEKPFLCSQCGESFRQSGDLRRHEQKHSGVRPCQCPDCGKSFSRPQSLKAHQQLHNGTKLFPCTQCGKSFTRRYHLTRHLQKMHS